A genome region from Variovorax paradoxus includes the following:
- a CDS encoding NAD(P)-binding domain-containing protein: protein MTSDSVSPLAALEARLAQDLEYLGWPGRNWMPPRQMNGEAMLDVAIVGGGQAGLAASVALMQQGIRPVVFDRSPAGSEGPWATTARMETLRSPKELTGPAMGLPALTFRAWFEAQFGREAWTAMDKIPRLQWMDYLVWYRRVMGVDVRNDTAVTGIHPLPDASGVRLELRTPQGERSVLARRVVLATGRDGLGGPAVPAFVDALPRAKWAHSSDEMDYGLLKGLRVGVIGAGSSAMDSAATALEAGARSVELLIRRADLPRVNKGKGAGVPGLTQGHYDLPDALKWRVRHYINVLNVPPPHGSTLRVSRHPHAFFNFGCPVLSVAQAGDAMRVSTPKGDFEFDFLIVSTGFKVDWAHRPEFAAIAPFVRTWKDRFTPAPGDEDQELADSPDLGPVFEFQERVPGECPGLARIHCFCYPAALSHGTVSGDIPAISEGARRLAGGIASLFYREDFDHHYANLEAYAEPELFGDEWVPALPPGERA from the coding sequence ATGACCTCAGATTCCGTTTCCCCCCTCGCCGCGCTCGAGGCGCGGCTCGCCCAGGACCTCGAATACCTCGGCTGGCCCGGCCGCAACTGGATGCCGCCCCGGCAGATGAATGGCGAAGCCATGCTCGACGTGGCCATCGTCGGCGGCGGCCAGGCCGGCCTCGCCGCCTCGGTCGCGCTGATGCAGCAAGGCATACGCCCGGTGGTGTTCGACCGCTCGCCCGCAGGCAGCGAGGGCCCGTGGGCGACCACCGCGCGCATGGAGACGCTGCGCTCGCCCAAGGAACTCACCGGTCCCGCGATGGGCCTGCCCGCGCTGACCTTCCGCGCCTGGTTCGAAGCCCAGTTCGGGCGCGAGGCCTGGACGGCGATGGACAAGATCCCGCGCCTGCAGTGGATGGACTACCTGGTCTGGTACCGCCGCGTGATGGGCGTGGACGTGCGCAACGACACCGCCGTGACCGGCATCCACCCGCTGCCCGACGCCAGCGGCGTGCGGCTCGAGCTGCGCACGCCGCAGGGCGAGCGCAGCGTGCTGGCACGGCGCGTGGTGCTGGCCACGGGACGCGACGGGCTCGGCGGGCCGGCGGTGCCGGCCTTCGTCGATGCGCTGCCGCGCGCGAAATGGGCGCATTCGTCCGACGAGATGGACTACGGCCTGCTCAAGGGCTTGCGCGTGGGCGTGATCGGCGCGGGCTCCTCGGCCATGGACAGCGCGGCCACCGCGCTGGAAGCCGGTGCGCGCAGCGTCGAGTTGCTGATCCGCCGTGCCGACCTGCCGCGCGTCAACAAGGGCAAGGGCGCGGGCGTGCCCGGCCTCACGCAGGGGCACTACGACCTGCCGGACGCGCTCAAGTGGCGCGTGCGTCACTACATCAACGTGCTGAACGTGCCGCCGCCGCACGGCAGCACGCTGCGGGTGTCGCGCCATCCGCATGCCTTCTTCAACTTCGGATGCCCCGTGCTGTCGGTCGCGCAGGCGGGCGACGCGATGCGCGTGTCGACGCCGAAGGGCGACTTCGAGTTCGACTTCCTGATCGTCTCGACCGGCTTCAAGGTCGACTGGGCGCACCGGCCGGAATTCGCCGCCATCGCCCCCTTCGTCCGCACCTGGAAGGACCGCTTCACGCCCGCGCCCGGCGACGAAGACCAGGAGCTGGCCGATTCGCCCGACCTCGGGCCGGTGTTCGAGTTCCAGGAGCGCGTGCCGGGCGAATGCCCGGGGCTCGCGCGCATCCATTGCTTCTGCTACCCGGCGGCGCTGTCGCACGGCACGGTGTCGGGCGACATCCCGGCCATCAGCGAAGGCGCGAGGCGCCTGGCGGGCGGCATCGCCAGCCTGTTCTACCGCGAAGACTTCGATCACCACTACGCCAACCTCGAGGCCTATGCCGAGCCCGAACTGTTCGGCGACGAATGGGTCCCCGCGCTGCCGCCCGGCGAACGCGCCTGA
- a CDS encoding CMD domain-containing protein yields the protein MTNLSVAPPAIDVVDDAVPLSPDQPTWALRRQRDKVVAATQSSHDAMFSHAVEGLSRTEHLLVALHACRVSNATTLVAHYRDRLAGENADAAVTDAVERGEIDSLADPRLRAMLSFAGRLIERPIEGDRAAIEALAAQGLSTPALVALSQLIAFLSYQVRVVAGLKALAGAEASA from the coding sequence ATGACGAATCTTTCCGTGGCGCCGCCGGCCATCGACGTGGTCGATGACGCCGTGCCCCTCTCGCCCGACCAGCCGACCTGGGCGCTGCGGCGGCAGCGCGACAAGGTCGTGGCGGCCACCCAGAGCAGCCACGACGCGATGTTCTCGCACGCGGTCGAAGGGCTGTCGCGCACCGAACACCTGCTGGTCGCCCTGCATGCGTGCCGCGTTTCGAATGCAACCACCCTCGTTGCGCACTACCGCGACCGGCTGGCCGGCGAAAACGCCGATGCCGCCGTGACCGACGCAGTGGAGCGCGGCGAGATCGACTCGCTCGCCGACCCGCGGCTGCGCGCGATGCTGTCCTTCGCGGGCAGGCTCATCGAGCGCCCGATCGAGGGCGACCGCGCCGCCATCGAGGCGCTGGCCGCGCAGGGGCTGTCGACGCCCGCGCTCGTGGCGCTGAGCCAGCTGATCGCCTTCCTGTCCTACCAGGTCCGCGTCGTCGCGGGACTCAAGGCGCTGGCGGGCGCGGAGGCCTCGGCATGA
- a CDS encoding peroxidase-related enzyme (This protein belongs to a clade of uncharacterized proteins related to peroxidases such as the alkylhydroperoxidase AhpD.): protein MTFPIRIKGFTTDVLKWKPWLDVVNVDTATPAQLAALDEMSPQARSSPYFLVLAHQPEILLQRSIAFNAIMFAPGGMPRAERELGATVESRVNGCVYCASVHAQRFEQLAKRDDVISQVFEEPATAGTTPREKAIVEFSIRLGAEPGKVSPDDILALKAVGLGELEILDLIHSVALFAWANRLMLNLGEPVFPETAAS from the coding sequence ATGACGTTCCCGATCCGCATCAAGGGCTTCACCACCGACGTGCTCAAGTGGAAGCCATGGCTCGACGTGGTGAACGTCGACACCGCCACGCCGGCCCAGCTCGCGGCGCTCGACGAGATGAGCCCGCAGGCGCGCAGCTCGCCGTACTTCCTGGTGCTGGCGCACCAGCCCGAGATCCTGCTGCAGCGCTCCATCGCGTTCAACGCGATCATGTTCGCGCCGGGCGGCATGCCGCGCGCCGAGCGCGAGCTGGGCGCCACGGTCGAGTCCCGCGTGAACGGCTGCGTGTACTGCGCCTCGGTGCATGCACAGCGTTTCGAGCAGCTGGCCAAGCGCGACGACGTGATCTCGCAGGTGTTCGAGGAGCCCGCCACCGCCGGCACCACGCCGCGCGAGAAGGCCATCGTCGAGTTCTCGATCCGCCTGGGCGCGGAGCCCGGCAAGGTGTCGCCGGACGACATCCTTGCGCTGAAGGCGGTGGGGCTCGGCGAACTGGAAATCCTGGACCTGATCCATTCGGTGGCCCTGTTCGCCTGGGCCAACCGCCTGATGCTCAACCTCGGGGAGCCGGTGTTCCCCGAAACTGCCGCGTCATAG
- the lptE gene encoding LPS assembly lipoprotein LptE: MNTRNASLPRRGFLLGLTAAGASLGLAGCGFELRKAPVFAFKTLSVSGSDALLKSAMINQIRRELRATGTVTVLSAEDAAKADVVLEILGEDRTRFVISTNSAGLVREVQLQLRVRFRLHTPGGKDLLPATEVSQTRDLSFNETNALAKEGEADLLFRDMQSDIAQQLMRRLAAVKEL; this comes from the coding sequence ATGAACACTCGCAATGCCTCGCTGCCGCGCCGCGGCTTTCTCCTCGGTCTGACGGCGGCGGGCGCGTCGCTCGGCCTGGCCGGCTGCGGCTTCGAGCTGCGCAAGGCGCCAGTCTTCGCGTTCAAGACGCTGTCGGTGTCGGGCAGCGACGCGCTGCTCAAGTCGGCGATGATCAACCAGATACGGCGCGAACTGCGGGCCACCGGAACGGTGACTGTGTTGTCGGCGGAAGACGCCGCCAAGGCCGATGTGGTGCTGGAAATCCTGGGCGAGGATCGAACCCGCTTTGTGATTTCTACCAATTCGGCAGGCCTGGTGCGCGAAGTCCAGCTTCAGCTGCGTGTCCGATTCCGCCTGCATACACCGGGCGGCAAGGACCTGCTGCCCGCCACCGAGGTCTCGCAGACGCGCGACCTGAGCTTCAACGAAACCAACGCCCTGGCCAAGGAAGGCGAAGCCGACCTGCTGTTCCGCGACATGCAATCGGATATCGCGCAGCAGTTGATGCGCCGCCTGGCCGCGGTCAAGGAACTCTGA
- a CDS encoding alpha-amylase family glycosyl hydrolase: MGNTSKSEWWRGAVIYQIYPRSFMDSNGDGIGDLPGITSRLEHVARLGVDAIWVSPFFRSPMKDFGYDVSDYRAVDPIFGTLADFDAMLARMHALGLKLIIDQVLSHTSDQHAWFAESRSSRDNPKADWYVWADPKPDGTPPTNWLSVFGGSAWQWDARRRQYYLHSFLAEQPDLNFHCAEVQQALLGEVRFWCERGVDGFRFDACNHQFHDALLRDNPPASLASIDEVSTVRAENPYAMQQHLYDKSQVENLAFLENLRRLLDGYGAVALGEVGDENAPPVMAQYTELGKRLHLAYSFSLLTADHTPKHLRHQVEALDGALAPTGGWGCWAVSNHDVPRVASRWSGGAPANTRRDRLWLALLLTLRGSASIYQGEELGLPEADVPFELLQDPYGRAFWPEFKGRDGCRTPIPWTAEAPHGGFTTGTPWLPVDGAHLPLSIERQADDPGSMLAFSRSLLHWRRTQPLLRSGAIAFIDAPEPLLHFERRDGGRSLQAIFNLGGEPVSVPLPDGLVPLVGQPLASTAVVQGAGERRMLVLEPYGVFLGAPAGERQS, translated from the coding sequence ATGGGCAACACGAGCAAGAGCGAATGGTGGCGCGGCGCGGTGATCTACCAGATCTACCCCCGCAGTTTCATGGACAGCAACGGCGACGGCATCGGCGACCTGCCGGGCATCACCTCCCGCCTCGAGCATGTGGCCCGCCTCGGCGTCGATGCCATCTGGGTCTCGCCCTTCTTCCGCTCGCCCATGAAGGACTTCGGCTACGACGTGTCCGACTACCGGGCGGTCGATCCGATCTTCGGCACGCTGGCCGACTTCGACGCCATGCTGGCGCGCATGCATGCGCTGGGGCTGAAGCTCATCATCGACCAGGTGCTCTCGCACACCTCCGACCAGCACGCCTGGTTCGCCGAGAGCCGCAGCTCGCGCGACAACCCGAAGGCCGACTGGTACGTGTGGGCCGACCCGAAGCCCGACGGCACGCCGCCGACCAACTGGCTGTCGGTGTTCGGCGGCTCGGCCTGGCAATGGGACGCGCGCCGCAGACAGTACTACCTGCACAGCTTCCTGGCCGAGCAGCCGGACCTCAACTTCCACTGCGCCGAGGTGCAGCAAGCCTTGCTGGGCGAGGTGCGCTTCTGGTGCGAACGCGGCGTGGACGGATTCCGCTTCGACGCCTGCAACCACCAGTTCCACGATGCGCTGCTGCGCGACAACCCGCCGGCATCGCTGGCCTCCATCGACGAAGTCAGCACGGTGCGCGCCGAGAACCCCTACGCGATGCAGCAGCACCTGTACGACAAGAGCCAGGTCGAGAACCTGGCCTTCCTCGAAAACCTGCGCCGCCTGCTCGACGGCTACGGCGCGGTGGCGCTGGGCGAGGTCGGCGACGAGAACGCACCGCCCGTCATGGCGCAGTACACCGAGCTCGGCAAGCGCCTGCACCTGGCCTACAGCTTCAGCCTGCTGACGGCCGACCACACGCCGAAGCACCTGCGCCACCAGGTCGAGGCGCTCGACGGCGCGCTCGCACCCACCGGCGGCTGGGGCTGCTGGGCGGTGTCGAATCACGACGTGCCGCGCGTGGCTTCGCGCTGGAGCGGCGGTGCGCCCGCCAACACGCGGCGCGACCGGCTCTGGCTCGCGTTGCTGCTCACGCTGCGCGGCAGCGCCAGCATCTACCAGGGCGAAGAGCTGGGCCTGCCCGAGGCCGACGTGCCCTTCGAGCTGCTGCAGGACCCGTACGGCCGCGCCTTCTGGCCGGAATTCAAAGGCCGCGACGGCTGCCGCACGCCGATTCCCTGGACCGCTGAGGCGCCGCACGGCGGCTTCACCACCGGCACGCCCTGGCTGCCCGTCGACGGCGCGCACCTGCCGCTGTCCATCGAGCGGCAGGCCGACGACCCCGGATCCATGCTCGCCTTCAGCCGCAGCCTGCTGCACTGGCGTCGCACGCAGCCGCTGCTGCGCAGCGGTGCCATCGCCTTCATCGACGCGCCCGAACCGTTGCTGCACTTCGAACGGCGCGACGGCGGCCGGTCGCTGCAGGCGATCTTCAACCTTGGCGGCGAGCCGGTGTCCGTGCCCTTGCCCGACGGCCTGGTGCCCCTTGTCGGACAGCCGCTCGCGTCCACCGCTGTCGTGCAGGGCGCGGGCGAAAGGCGCATGCTGGTGCTCGAGCCGTATGGCGTCTTCCTCGGCGCGCCCGCCGGCGAAAGACAAAGCTGA
- the holA gene encoding DNA polymerase III subunit delta, whose translation MQLASAQLGAHLQKGLKPLYTIHGDEPLLAQEAADAIRAAARAQGYTERSSYTVAGAHFDWSAVLAAGGSLSLFADKQIVEIRIPSGKPGKDGSAALQQLAESAPGNDSTLTLVMLPRLDKATRTGAWFSALENNGASIQVDPIERSALPQWIAQRLGHQGQRVMPGDEGQRTLQFFADRVEGNLLAAHQEIQKLALLHPAGELSWEQVEGAVNNVARYDVFKLSEAVLAGNPQRVARMLDGLQAEGEAEVLVHYTIAEDIRALKRVKDAMASGRPLPMALRENRIWGPRERAFERVLPRLDDRMLARLLRAAHLVDGIVKGLKQPDWPASGWQALQRLALMLCRACSSAAPPPRRA comes from the coding sequence ATGCAACTTGCCAGTGCCCAACTCGGGGCCCACCTGCAGAAGGGCCTCAAGCCGCTCTACACGATCCATGGCGACGAGCCGCTGCTCGCGCAGGAAGCGGCCGACGCCATCCGCGCCGCGGCGCGCGCGCAGGGCTACACCGAGCGCAGCTCGTACACCGTGGCCGGCGCGCATTTCGACTGGAGCGCGGTGCTCGCCGCGGGCGGCTCGCTCTCGCTGTTCGCCGACAAGCAGATCGTCGAGATACGCATTCCGTCGGGCAAGCCCGGCAAGGACGGCAGCGCGGCATTGCAGCAGCTGGCCGAATCGGCCCCCGGCAACGACAGCACGCTCACGCTGGTGATGCTGCCGAGGCTGGACAAGGCCACGCGAACCGGCGCATGGTTCTCGGCGCTGGAGAACAACGGCGCGAGCATCCAGGTCGACCCGATCGAGCGCAGCGCGCTGCCCCAATGGATCGCGCAGCGCCTGGGCCACCAGGGCCAGCGCGTGATGCCCGGCGACGAAGGCCAGCGCACGCTGCAGTTCTTCGCCGATCGCGTGGAGGGCAACCTGCTGGCCGCGCACCAGGAAATCCAGAAGCTCGCGCTGCTGCACCCGGCGGGCGAGCTGAGCTGGGAGCAGGTCGAGGGCGCGGTCAACAACGTGGCGCGCTACGACGTGTTCAAGCTGTCGGAGGCCGTGCTGGCGGGCAACCCGCAGCGCGTGGCGCGGATGCTCGATGGCCTGCAGGCCGAAGGCGAGGCCGAGGTGCTGGTGCACTACACGATCGCCGAAGACATCCGTGCGCTCAAGCGCGTGAAGGACGCCATGGCCTCCGGCCGCCCGCTGCCGATGGCATTGCGCGAGAACCGCATCTGGGGGCCGCGCGAACGTGCCTTCGAGCGCGTGCTGCCGCGGCTCGACGACCGCATGCTGGCGCGACTGCTGCGTGCGGCGCACCTCGTGGATGGCATCGTGAAGGGCCTCAAGCAACCCGACTGGCCCGCCAGCGGCTGGCAGGCCTTGCAGCGGCTTGCACTGATGCTGTGCCGCGCGTGCAGCAGCGCGGCCCCGCCGCCGCGCAGGGCCTGA
- the leuS gene encoding leucine--tRNA ligase, translating into MNPSYKPSDVESAAQAQWSAADAYRVTEDASRKKYYACSMLPYPSGKLHMGHVRNYTINDMLTRYLRMSGYNVLMPMGWDAFGLPAENAALKNGVPPAKWTYENIAYMKGQLQAMGLAIDWSREIATCDPSYYKWNQWLFLKMLEKGIAYRKTQVVNWDPVDQTVLANEQVIDGKGWRTGATVERREIPGYYLKISDYAEELLEHTQHKLPGWPERVKLMQENWIGKSEGVRFAFTHDIKDAGGKLIQDGRMYVFTTRADTIMGVTFCAVAPEHPLAAHAATLDPKVAAFIEECKSGGTTEAELATQEKKGVPTGLTVTHPITEEQVPVWVGNYVLIGYGDGAVMGVPAHDERDFAFANKYGIEIVQVVLVDDEPHFDYHKWQDWYGDKQRGVTINSDNFSGMTYKEAVAAVAHALGQKGLGELQTTWRLRDWGVSRQRYWGTPIPIIHCEEHGAVPVPEKDLPVVLPTDCVPDGSGNPLNKHEGFHAGVTCPVCGKAARRETDTMDTFVDSSWYFMRYCDPKNDEAMVAGGADYWMPMDQYIGGIEHAILHLLYARFWTKVMRDLGLVKADEPFSKLLTQGMVLNHIFYKRNEKGGKDYFPPTEVTTVLDAQGRIVGGTTADGTRVEYGGVGKMGKSERNGVDPQDLIEKYGADTARLYTMFTAPPEATLEWNDAAVEGSYRFLRRVWNFGVAQAESARTAIAGQAFGKGAQALRREVHTVLRQVDYDYQRMQYNTVVSGAMKLLNALEGFKPDGGSGDAAAVREGFGILLRCLYPATPHIAQQLWSELGYDEDLGGLLDAAWPTVDVGALVQDEIELMLQVNGKLRGKLSVPAGASKDEIEKLALACDDFVTFAEGAQPKRVIVVPGRLVNVVI; encoded by the coding sequence ATGAATCCCAGCTACAAACCCAGCGACGTCGAGTCCGCTGCCCAGGCGCAATGGAGCGCCGCCGATGCCTACCGCGTCACCGAGGACGCGAGCCGCAAGAAGTACTACGCCTGCTCGATGCTGCCGTACCCCAGCGGCAAGCTGCACATGGGCCACGTGCGCAACTACACGATCAACGACATGCTCACGCGCTACCTGCGCATGAGCGGCTACAACGTGCTGATGCCCATGGGCTGGGACGCCTTTGGCCTGCCGGCCGAGAACGCGGCGCTCAAGAACGGCGTGCCGCCGGCCAAGTGGACCTACGAGAACATCGCCTACATGAAGGGCCAGCTCCAAGCCATGGGCCTGGCGATCGACTGGAGCCGCGAGATCGCTACCTGCGACCCGAGCTACTACAAGTGGAACCAGTGGCTGTTCCTGAAGATGCTCGAGAAGGGCATCGCCTACCGCAAGACCCAGGTCGTGAACTGGGACCCGGTCGACCAGACCGTGCTGGCCAACGAGCAGGTGATCGACGGCAAGGGCTGGCGCACCGGCGCCACGGTCGAGCGCCGCGAGATCCCGGGCTATTACCTGAAGATCAGCGACTACGCCGAAGAGCTGCTCGAGCACACCCAGCACAAGCTGCCGGGCTGGCCCGAGCGCGTCAAGCTGATGCAGGAGAACTGGATCGGCAAGAGCGAGGGCGTGCGCTTCGCCTTCACGCATGACATCAAGGATGCGGGCGGCAAGCTCATCCAGGACGGCCGCATGTACGTGTTCACCACGCGCGCCGACACCATCATGGGCGTGACCTTCTGCGCCGTGGCGCCCGAGCATCCGCTGGCCGCGCACGCCGCCACGCTGGACCCGAAGGTCGCGGCCTTCATCGAGGAATGCAAGAGCGGCGGCACCACCGAGGCCGAGCTCGCCACCCAGGAAAAGAAGGGCGTGCCTACCGGCCTCACGGTGACGCACCCGATCACCGAGGAACAGGTGCCGGTGTGGGTCGGCAACTACGTGCTGATCGGCTACGGCGACGGCGCCGTGATGGGCGTGCCCGCGCACGACGAGCGCGACTTCGCCTTCGCCAACAAGTACGGCATCGAGATCGTGCAGGTGGTGCTGGTCGACGACGAGCCGCACTTCGACTATCACAAGTGGCAGGACTGGTACGGCGACAAGCAGCGCGGCGTGACCATCAACTCGGACAACTTCAGCGGCATGACCTACAAGGAGGCCGTGGCCGCCGTGGCGCATGCGTTGGGCCAGAAGGGCCTGGGCGAGCTGCAGACCACCTGGCGCCTGCGCGACTGGGGCGTGAGCCGCCAGCGCTACTGGGGCACGCCGATCCCGATCATCCATTGCGAGGAGCACGGCGCGGTGCCCGTGCCCGAGAAGGACCTGCCGGTGGTGCTGCCCACCGACTGCGTGCCGGACGGCTCGGGCAACCCGCTGAACAAGCACGAGGGCTTCCACGCCGGCGTGACCTGCCCGGTGTGCGGCAAGGCCGCGCGGCGCGAGACCGACACGATGGACACCTTCGTCGATTCGTCGTGGTACTTCATGCGCTATTGCGACCCGAAGAACGACGAGGCCATGGTGGCCGGCGGCGCCGACTACTGGATGCCGATGGACCAGTACATCGGCGGCATCGAGCACGCGATTCTTCACCTGCTGTACGCCCGCTTCTGGACCAAGGTGATGCGCGACCTGGGCCTGGTGAAGGCCGACGAGCCCTTCAGCAAGCTGCTGACGCAGGGCATGGTGCTCAACCACATCTTCTACAAGCGCAACGAGAAGGGCGGCAAGGACTACTTCCCGCCCACCGAGGTGACGACGGTGCTCGACGCGCAGGGCCGCATCGTGGGAGGCACCACCGCCGACGGCACCCGTGTCGAATACGGCGGCGTGGGCAAGATGGGCAAGAGCGAGCGCAATGGCGTCGACCCGCAGGACCTGATCGAGAAGTACGGCGCCGACACCGCGCGCCTGTACACCATGTTCACCGCGCCGCCCGAAGCCACGCTCGAGTGGAACGACGCGGCCGTGGAAGGCAGCTACCGCTTCCTGCGCCGGGTGTGGAACTTCGGCGTGGCGCAGGCCGAGTCCGCGCGCACGGCCATCGCCGGACAGGCTTTCGGCAAGGGCGCCCAGGCGCTGCGCCGCGAGGTGCACACGGTGCTGCGCCAGGTCGACTACGACTACCAGCGCATGCAATACAACACGGTGGTGTCGGGCGCTATGAAGCTGCTCAACGCGCTGGAAGGCTTCAAGCCCGATGGCGGCTCCGGCGACGCCGCGGCGGTGCGAGAGGGCTTCGGCATCCTGCTGCGCTGCCTCTACCCGGCCACGCCGCACATCGCGCAGCAGCTCTGGAGCGAGCTCGGCTACGACGAGGACCTGGGCGGCCTGCTCGACGCGGCCTGGCCCACGGTCGACGTGGGCGCGCTGGTGCAGGACGAGATCGAGCTGATGCTGCAGGTCAACGGCAAGCTGCGCGGCAAGCTCAGCGTGCCGGCCGGCGCATCGAAGGACGAGATCGAGAAGCTCGCGCTGGCCTGCGACGACTTCGTCACTTTTGCCGAAGGCGCGCAACCCAAGCGCGTGATCGTGGTTCCCGGCCGCCTGGTCAACGTGGTCATTTGA
- a CDS encoding NAD/NADP octopine/nopaline dehydrogenase family protein — protein MTAAIRLRRVGIAGTGAVALASAAWLRHAGHGVTLWSPGGRGAEALRTQPLEAGGVLPCTVTVEVADDAAALCAASDVLLLALPVNGHRRVMDSLLPFLRDGQAVIVSSMASLSSLYLHEAARRTGRQVTVASFGTTVLTARRESATQVKVMTRRKAVGVSALPASSAHEAVALCTDLFGEGFSVQGSALASALANVNPQSHGPLAVFNWTRIERAENWPQYHCMTPGVSRAIEALDTERRAVAAAFGIEVGPIEAHFARSFGTASEKLADIAAELHAKRGGPPGPTQVDTRYVTEDMPYGLVFVEALGALAGVPTPATRTIVDAASLVNGVDYRQQNDLLGPLGLARETVAGLLARL, from the coding sequence TTGACTGCCGCGATACGACTCCGTCGCGTCGGCATCGCCGGCACCGGTGCCGTCGCGCTGGCCAGCGCCGCATGGCTGCGCCACGCGGGCCACGGCGTCACGCTCTGGTCGCCGGGCGGCCGGGGCGCCGAGGCCCTGCGCACGCAGCCGCTGGAAGCCGGCGGCGTGCTGCCGTGCACCGTGACGGTCGAGGTCGCCGACGACGCGGCCGCGCTCTGCGCCGCCTCCGACGTGCTGCTGCTCGCCCTGCCGGTCAACGGCCACCGGCGCGTGATGGATTCGCTGCTGCCCTTCCTGCGCGACGGACAGGCGGTGATCGTCAGTTCGATGGCGTCGCTGTCCTCGCTCTATCTGCACGAGGCCGCCCGCCGCACCGGCAGGCAGGTCACGGTCGCCAGCTTCGGCACGACCGTGCTGACCGCGCGGCGCGAATCCGCCACGCAGGTCAAGGTGATGACGCGACGCAAGGCGGTCGGCGTTTCCGCCCTGCCCGCTTCGAGCGCCCACGAGGCCGTGGCGCTGTGCACCGACCTCTTCGGCGAGGGTTTCTCGGTGCAGGGCAGCGCGCTCGCGAGCGCGCTCGCCAATGTCAATCCGCAGTCTCACGGCCCGCTGGCGGTGTTCAACTGGACGCGCATCGAGCGCGCGGAGAACTGGCCGCAGTACCACTGCATGACGCCCGGCGTGTCGCGCGCCATCGAGGCGCTCGACACGGAGCGCCGCGCCGTGGCGGCCGCGTTCGGCATCGAAGTCGGGCCGATCGAGGCGCACTTCGCGCGCTCCTTCGGTACCGCGTCGGAAAAGCTCGCCGACATCGCCGCCGAACTGCACGCCAAGCGCGGTGGCCCGCCCGGCCCCACGCAGGTCGACACCCGCTACGTGACCGAGGACATGCCCTACGGCCTGGTGTTCGTCGAGGCGCTCGGCGCCCTGGCCGGCGTGCCGACGCCCGCGACGCGCACCATCGTGGACGCGGCATCGCTGGTCAACGGCGTCGACTACCGCCAGCAGAACGACCTGCTCGGGCCGCTGGGGCTGGCCCGAGAAACCGTCGCGGGGTTGCTCGCTCGCCTATGA
- a CDS encoding Bug family tripartite tricarboxylate transporter substrate binding protein — protein MKLRLKHLALAFAAAAGLAALPLRAQQNDKPLRIVVPFATGGAQDVIARYLGAKLTDRLGQPVIIDNKAGAGGIVAAESVAKATDGATVLLATGGAVTIAPHLQARLPYDPAHDLVPVALVADTPMTLSVRTESPYKTVADVLRDAKARPGQVTYASTGNGTVSHLTGALLAQAGGVELLHVPYRGAAPAMTDLLGGQVATIVTSVASIEPMVASGKARVLGTFSHATLPSMGSAPTIGEATKLPGMEVPVWVGVMAPAKMPAASIDKLSAALVEVCNLPETKQRFAQLGAVNTCGGAAALGKVVTEDSQRWAKVIKQGGIKVD, from the coding sequence ATGAAACTGCGCCTGAAACACCTCGCACTGGCCTTCGCGGCGGCAGCCGGCCTCGCCGCCCTGCCGCTGCGGGCCCAGCAGAACGACAAGCCCCTGCGCATCGTCGTGCCCTTCGCCACCGGCGGCGCGCAGGACGTGATCGCCCGCTACCTGGGCGCCAAGCTGACCGACCGGCTGGGCCAGCCGGTCATCATCGACAACAAGGCCGGCGCCGGCGGCATCGTGGCCGCCGAGTCGGTGGCCAAGGCGACCGACGGGGCCACGGTGCTTCTGGCCACTGGCGGTGCGGTCACCATCGCTCCGCACCTTCAGGCCAGGCTGCCCTACGACCCGGCGCACGACCTGGTGCCCGTGGCCTTGGTGGCCGACACGCCCATGACGCTCTCGGTGCGCACCGAAAGCCCCTACAAGACCGTGGCCGACGTGCTGCGCGACGCCAAGGCGCGGCCCGGACAGGTGACCTACGCCTCGACCGGCAACGGCACCGTCTCGCACCTGACCGGCGCCCTGCTGGCCCAGGCCGGCGGCGTGGAACTGCTGCACGTGCCCTACCGGGGTGCCGCCCCAGCCATGACCGACCTGCTGGGCGGACAGGTGGCCACCATCGTGACCAGCGTGGCGTCCATCGAACCCATGGTCGCCAGCGGCAAGGCGCGCGTGCTCGGCACCTTCTCGCACGCGACCCTGCCCAGCATGGGCTCGGCCCCGACCATCGGCGAGGCGACGAAGCTGCCGGGCATGGAAGTGCCGGTCTGGGTGGGCGTGATGGCGCCGGCGAAGATGCCGGCTGCCAGCATCGACAAGCTGTCGGCCGCGCTGGTCGAGGTCTGCAACCTGCCGGAAACGAAGCAGCGCTTCGCCCAGCTGGGCGCGGTCAACACCTGCGGTGGCGCGGCGGCGCTGGGCAAGGTCGTGACGGAGGACAGCCAGCGCTGGGCCAAGGTCATCAAGCAGGGCGGAATCAAGGTTGACTGA